One genomic region from Ornithinicoccus hortensis encodes:
- a CDS encoding TetR/AcrR family transcriptional regulator: protein MAYHHGDLREAVLAAAAAAIERDGVAALSLRALARDVGVTHTAPRHHFGDKRGVVTALAAQGYRLLAQAIRDTAGSSSLLDSGVTYTEFARTHPAHFSVMFRPDLVAGDDPDLRNAQEDLYAALTAAVRAFTSRGDGVGVAEGSARETSIARAAWSMAHGFATLARSGNFPLGPGQSEADLARETLGHLGGP from the coding sequence ATGGCCTATCACCACGGGGACCTCCGCGAGGCGGTGCTGGCCGCGGCGGCAGCCGCCATCGAGCGGGACGGCGTCGCGGCCCTGAGCCTGCGGGCCCTGGCCCGTGACGTCGGCGTTACCCACACCGCACCGCGGCACCACTTCGGCGACAAGCGGGGCGTCGTGACCGCGCTGGCGGCGCAGGGCTACCGGCTGCTCGCGCAGGCCATCCGGGACACCGCCGGCAGCAGCTCGCTGCTGGATTCGGGGGTGACCTACACCGAGTTCGCGCGCACGCACCCGGCGCACTTCTCGGTGATGTTCCGGCCGGACCTCGTCGCGGGCGACGACCCGGACCTGCGGAACGCCCAGGAGGACCTGTATGCCGCGCTCACCGCGGCCGTGCGGGCCTTCACCTCGCGGGGGGACGGCGTGGGCGTCGCGGAGGGATCGGCCCGGGAGACCTCGATCGCCCGGGCCGCGTGGAGCATGGCGCACGGCTTCGCGACCCTGGCCCGCAGCGGCAACTTCCCGCTCGGGCCAGGACAGTCCGAGGCCGACCTGGCCCGCGAGACGCTCGGGCACCTGGGCGGCCCCTGA
- a CDS encoding ATP-dependent Clp protease proteolytic subunit, whose product MTQFPYVGGHAGQAPASRYILPQFEERTSYGTRRQDPYTKLFEDRIIFLGVQVDDASADDIIAQLIVLESQDPDRDIVMYINSPGGSFTALAAIYDTMQFVRPDVQTFVIGQAASAAAVLLAAGAPGKRYALPNARVLIHQPALAGGDYGQASDIEIQANEVLRMRNWLEETWAKHSGKSVEQVRKDIERDKILTAAEAKEYGLVDEVLTSRKASLES is encoded by the coding sequence ATGACTCAGTTCCCGTATGTCGGCGGCCACGCCGGTCAGGCGCCCGCCAGCCGCTACATCCTGCCCCAGTTCGAGGAGCGCACCTCCTACGGCACCCGGCGGCAGGACCCCTACACCAAGCTCTTCGAGGACCGCATCATCTTCCTCGGGGTGCAGGTCGACGACGCCTCGGCCGACGACATCATCGCCCAGCTGATCGTGCTGGAGTCCCAGGACCCCGACCGCGACATCGTGATGTACATCAACAGCCCCGGTGGCTCGTTCACCGCGCTGGCCGCGATCTACGACACGATGCAGTTCGTCCGCCCGGACGTGCAGACGTTCGTCATCGGGCAGGCGGCCTCGGCTGCGGCGGTGCTCCTGGCCGCCGGCGCCCCCGGCAAGCGCTACGCCCTGCCGAACGCCCGCGTGCTGATCCACCAGCCGGCCCTGGCCGGCGGCGACTACGGCCAGGCCTCGGACATCGAGATCCAGGCCAACGAGGTGCTCCGGATGCGCAACTGGCTCGAGGAGACCTGGGCCAAGCACTCGGGCAAGTCCGTCGAGCAGGTCCGCAAGGACATCGAGCGCGACAAGATCCTCACCGCCGCCGAGGCCAAGGAGTACGGCCTGGTCGACGAGGTGCTCACCTCGCGCAAGGCCTCCCTGGAGTCCTGA
- a CDS encoding ATP-dependent Clp protease proteolytic subunit, with amino-acid sequence MSNSERSVVAAGDRQTGGLDDQIYNRLLKERIIFLGSDVRDDNANAICAQLLLLAAEDPEKDIWLYINSPGGSVSAGMAIYDTMQWVPNDVATVAMGLAASMGQFLLSAGSPGKRYATPHAKVMMHQPSGGIGGTASDIKIQAEQMLHTKREMARLIAEHTGQSVEQIEQDSDRDRWFTAQEAKEYGFVDHVYESSAAAGAKA; translated from the coding sequence GTGAGCAACAGCGAGCGCAGCGTCGTCGCGGCCGGGGATCGTCAGACCGGCGGGCTCGACGACCAGATCTACAACCGCCTCCTGAAGGAACGGATCATCTTCCTGGGTTCGGACGTGCGCGACGACAACGCGAACGCGATCTGCGCGCAGCTGCTGCTCCTGGCGGCCGAGGACCCGGAGAAGGACATCTGGCTCTACATCAACTCCCCGGGCGGGTCGGTGAGCGCCGGGATGGCGATCTACGACACCATGCAGTGGGTGCCCAACGACGTTGCGACCGTGGCGATGGGCCTGGCCGCCTCGATGGGCCAGTTCCTGCTCTCGGCCGGTTCGCCCGGCAAGCGCTACGCCACCCCGCACGCCAAGGTGATGATGCACCAGCCGTCCGGCGGCATCGGCGGCACGGCCAGCGACATCAAGATCCAGGCCGAGCAGATGCTGCACACCAAGCGCGAGATGGCGCGGCTGATCGCCGAGCACACCGGACAGTCGGTGGAGCAGATCGAGCAGGACTCCGACCGGGACCGCTGGTTCACCGCGCAGGAGGCCAAGGAGTACGGCTTCGTGGACCACGTCTACGAGAGCTCCGCGGCGGCCGGGGCCAAGGCCTGA
- the tig gene encoding trigger factor produces the protein MKSAVETLTPTRVKLTVEVASDELKPRMDAAYKTIAQQVNVPGFRKGKVPARIIDQRFGRGAVVQEALNDALPEYYTRAVQENELRPLGQPEVNMTELPVEDGKDFKFEAEVDVVPTFELPDYSTISVEVDPLEVKEEDVTTRMDALRARFGTLVGVERAAQEGDFTSIDLSAKVGDEEVDSVTGVSYEIGSGTMLPGLDEALTGKTAGETVEFVAPLAGGEHAGKDADVTVTLQSLKERQLPELDDDFAQLASEFDTLEELEADVRKQAEQGARFEQGLAARDKVLDAMLELTEIPLPENLVEAEVHKHLEDENRLEDDEHRAEVTESTQKAMKTQFLLDAIVARDEVEVTQQELVEYLMTAAQQYGMNPQQFAQALEQQGQVESMVSEVGRRKALASVLELATVTDTDGQEVDLDLIDGDENEEDDAEGADAEDAVADAEDATEEVVAESDDEESARA, from the coding sequence GTGAAGAGTGCCGTTGAGACCCTGACCCCGACCCGGGTGAAGCTGACCGTGGAGGTCGCCTCCGACGAGTTGAAGCCCCGGATGGACGCGGCGTACAAGACGATCGCCCAGCAGGTGAACGTCCCCGGCTTCCGCAAGGGCAAGGTGCCCGCCCGCATCATCGACCAGCGGTTCGGCCGCGGCGCGGTGGTCCAGGAGGCGTTGAACGACGCGCTGCCGGAGTACTACACCCGGGCTGTGCAGGAGAACGAGCTGCGTCCGCTGGGCCAGCCCGAGGTCAACATGACCGAGCTGCCGGTCGAGGACGGCAAGGACTTCAAGTTCGAGGCCGAGGTCGACGTGGTCCCCACCTTCGAGCTGCCCGACTACTCCACCATCTCGGTCGAGGTCGACCCGCTGGAGGTCAAGGAGGAGGACGTCACCACCCGGATGGACGCCCTGCGCGCCCGGTTCGGCACCCTGGTCGGCGTCGAGCGCGCCGCGCAGGAGGGTGACTTCACCTCCATCGACCTCTCCGCCAAGGTCGGCGACGAGGAGGTCGACTCGGTGACCGGGGTCTCCTACGAGATCGGCTCCGGCACCATGCTGCCGGGCCTGGACGAGGCGCTCACCGGCAAGACCGCCGGCGAGACCGTCGAGTTCGTCGCCCCGCTGGCCGGCGGCGAGCACGCGGGCAAGGACGCCGACGTCACCGTCACGCTGCAGTCGCTCAAGGAGCGCCAGCTGCCGGAGCTGGACGACGACTTCGCCCAGCTCGCCTCGGAGTTCGACACCTTGGAGGAGCTGGAGGCCGACGTCCGCAAGCAGGCCGAGCAGGGCGCCCGCTTCGAGCAGGGCCTGGCGGCCCGCGACAAGGTGCTCGACGCCATGCTGGAGCTCACCGAGATCCCGCTGCCGGAGAACCTGGTCGAGGCCGAGGTGCACAAGCACCTGGAGGACGAGAACCGCCTCGAGGACGACGAGCACCGCGCCGAGGTCACCGAGAGCACCCAGAAGGCGATGAAGACCCAGTTCCTGCTGGACGCCATCGTGGCCCGGGACGAGGTCGAGGTGACCCAGCAGGAGCTGGTCGAGTACCTGATGACGGCCGCCCAGCAGTACGGCATGAACCCGCAGCAGTTCGCCCAGGCGCTGGAGCAGCAGGGCCAGGTCGAGTCGATGGTCTCCGAGGTCGGCCGCCGCAAGGCGCTGGCCTCCGTGCTGGAGCTGGCCACCGTCACCGACACCGACGGCCAGGAGGTCGACCTGGACCTGATCGACGGTGACGAGAACGAGGAAGACGACGCCGAGGGCGCCGACGCCGAGGACGCTGTGGCCGACGCCGAGGACGCGACCGAGGAGGTCGTGGCCGAGTCCGACGACGAGGAGTCCGCCCGGGCCTGA
- a CDS encoding peptidase, which produces MTHRQLPPVEVAPLHGGGCLSGFLLLRRWPEDPVEWARFLVLAVQMAAVPGMLPRGSTVFRVVEEVPEDGPEGAVGLVLAEGQLLGEHPLQPGQFADHTPAGLAVLHPPGSTLSSVPEYDTASGCILLPGVPDLGLDHRAAWAEADLDGTVTRLASKSGVDPQSDADTAALSMLLVA; this is translated from the coding sequence ATGACGCACCGTCAGCTCCCACCGGTCGAGGTCGCGCCGCTACACGGCGGCGGGTGCCTCTCGGGATTCCTGTTGCTGCGCCGCTGGCCGGAGGACCCGGTGGAGTGGGCACGCTTCCTGGTCCTGGCGGTGCAGATGGCCGCCGTCCCGGGCATGCTGCCCCGCGGGAGCACCGTCTTCCGGGTCGTCGAGGAGGTGCCGGAGGACGGGCCGGAGGGGGCCGTCGGCCTGGTCCTGGCGGAGGGGCAGCTGCTGGGGGAGCACCCGCTGCAGCCCGGCCAGTTCGCCGACCACACACCTGCCGGGCTCGCCGTCCTGCACCCGCCGGGGAGCACGCTGAGCTCGGTCCCGGAGTACGACACCGCCTCGGGCTGCATCTTGCTGCCGGGCGTGCCCGACCTGGGACTGGACCATCGGGCGGCCTGGGCCGAGGCGGACCTGGACGGCACGGTGACCCGGCTGGCGTCGAAGTCGGGCGTGGACCCGCAGAGCGACGCGGACACCGCCGCGCTGTCGATGCTGTTGGTGGCGTGA